From a region of the Xyrauchen texanus isolate HMW12.3.18 chromosome 39, RBS_HiC_50CHRs, whole genome shotgun sequence genome:
- the LOC127632787 gene encoding OTU domain-containing protein 5-A-like, which translates to MTILPKKKPASTVGGGDHTDEPDRRGSSEPHSHPHPLGGRPGSRPRASPPPWSSREERRIETSARPQPASPQPGPAGAPVGQCEASTNSVGGRVELPCGTGGVGSCFSGPGLSKRRRQVVCSSSLTGGGGKVGGGGGGSPASEPEEGAGGNNSEDEYENADRIQLVDPVTVEQQEEWFAKALREKNGFVIKKMKEDGACLFRAVADQVYGDQDMHDVVRKHCMDYLTKNADYFSSYVTEDFTTYISRKRKNNCHGNHIEMQAMAEMYNRPVEVYQYSVEPINTFHCIHENKDEPIRVSYHKNIHYNSVMNPNKASVGVGLGLPSFKPGYADQSLMKNAITTSEESWIEQQMMEDKKRATDWEATNEAIEEQVARESYLQWLQDQEKQARQPRKASAACSSATATTSSGFEDWGCHSPCQRSSAPSLEHTGPAHPEPLVKPSSPAGASLVLPKPPSPCAPGPSHQSSANSSLVSLYPTRGYRTRMQNMSPTAFGLTDWEDDNVLASVLAASQQEYLDSLKKNAMHRESSPDCS; encoded by the exons ATGACAATTCTCCCGAAAAAGAAACCGGCCTCGACAGTCGGTGGCGGCGATCACACCGATGAACCGGATAGACGAGGCAGCTCTGAACCGCATTCGCACCCTCATCCACTTGGAGGACGACCTGGGTCGAGACCCAGGGCCTCTCCGCCGCCGTGGTCTTCCAGAGAGGAGCGGAGGATAGAGACGAGCGCTCGCCCGCAGCCGGCCTCCCCGCAGCCCGGTCCCGCTGGAGCTCCGGTCGGGCAGTGTGAAGCCAGCACGAACTCGGTCGGAGGTCGTGTTGAGTTGCCGTGCGGCACAGGTGGCGTTGGAAGCTGCTTCTCGGGACCTGGACTCAGCAAGCGGAGACGGCAGGTGGTTTGCTCCAGCAGTTTGACAGGTGGAGGAGGAAAAGTGGGAGGCGGAGGAGGAGGCAGTCCTGCATCGGAACCCGAGGAAGGAGCAGGAGGCAACAACAGTGAGGACGAGTATGAGAATGCGGACAGAATTCAGCTTGTGGATCCAGTCACAGTCGAGCAG CAAGAAGAATGGTTTGCGAAAGCCTTGAGGGAAAAGAATGGCTtcgtaataaaaaaaatgaaggaaGATGGAGCATGTCTTTTCAGAGCAGTTG CTGATCAAGTATATGGGGACCAAGATATGCACGATGTGGTACGGAAACATTGTATGGATTATTTG ACAAAAAATGCAGATTACTTCTCTAGTTATGTCACTGAGGACTTCACCACATATATTAGCAGGAAGAGGAAGAACAACTGCCATGGCAACCACATTGAGATGCAAGCCATGGCAGAAATGTACAACCGGCCAGTGGAAGTTTATCAGTACAGTGTCG AGCCAATCAACACGTTCCATTGCATCCATGAGAACAAAGATGAGCCGATTCGTGTCAGTTACCACAAAAACATCCATTATAACTCTGTTATGAATCCCAACAAAGCCAGTGTTGGGGTGGGGCTGGGCCTCCCCTCCTTCAAACCAGGG TACGCTGATCAGAGTCTTATGAAAAACGCCATTACGACCTCCGAGGAGTCTTGGATTGAGCAGCAGATGATGGAAGACAAGAAGAGAGCAACAGATTGGGAGGCCACCAATGAGGCCATTGAGGAGCAGGTAGCTCGTGAGTCCTACTTGCAGTGGCTTCAGGACCAAGAGAAGCAAGCGAGACAG CCTCGGAAGGCTAGCGCCGCCTGCAGCTCTGCCACAGCCACCACATCCAGTGGCTTTGAGGACTGGGGATGCCATTCGCCATGTCAGCGAAGCTCCGCTCCTTCTCTAGAGCATACAGGCCCAGCTCACCCTGAACCCCTTGTCAAACCCTCCTCCCCAGCAGGAGCCTCGCTGGTTCTTCCCAAACCCCCCTCACCCTGTGCCCCAg GTCCAAGTCATCAGTCTTCTGCCAACTCGTCCCTGGTGTCTCTGTACCCAACCCGGGGGTACAGAACTAGAATGCAGAACATGTCACCTACGGCCTTCG GTTTAACAGATTGGGAAGATGACAATGTTTTGGCCTCAGTACTGGCTGCTTCACAACAAGAATACCTCGATAGTTTGAAGAAAAATGCAATGCACAGAGAATCTTCTCCAGACTGCAGTTGA
- the LOC127632933 gene encoding uncharacterized protein LOC127632933, producing MSSYWAKRRRILKGVERDKQEIEAANSALLAVIVPWQHLCENAGGESHRSFIGPWTPLAPRVQHEVFCYEDFQRLQNENQALRDENQALRYENLALRESNAPAASDDSGSLIEQVKQVGTMLKMFARTGQSGADQTLMLRLLGEFGDVVRSMDNKMDTMMQHFSANVSVGELSLPGDLLLPLDTQEDLALLDNILRQDKELQQRFLRFLAIKCGRDLKTTVWRMLQSIFSNHLSINTTWTGVGDKACFRDMFLKTIVQRAIRKNPATQDATDEAIQVNVTRYLKGASDREGGKRRRTAERDPQPTP from the exons ATGTCTAGCTACTGGGCCAAAAGGAGAAGAATATTAAAAGGAGTTGAGAGGGACAAACAGGAAATTGAAGCTGCAAACAGTGCTCTACTTGCTGTTATCGTACCCTGGCAGCATTtgtgtgaaaatgctggag GAGAAAGTCATCGCTCATTTATTGGCCCTTGGACTCCCCTGGCACCTCGTGTACAGCATGAAGTTTTCTGCTATGAAG atttccagagactccagaatgagaaccaagccctgagggatgagaaccaagccctgaggTATGAGAACCTAGCCCTGAGGGAAAGCAATGCACCAGCAG CTTCggatgacagcggctcacttatagagcaggtgaagcaagttgggacaatgttgaagatgTTTGcccgcactgggcaatcag gtgcagatcagaccctaatgctgcgacttcttggagagtttggcgatgttgtgcgtagcatggacaacaaaatggacactatgatgcaacatttcagtgccaatgtgtctgttggagagttatccctgccaggggatctgttactccccctagacacccaggaagatttggcattgcttgacaacattttgaggcaggataaagagctccagcaacgattt cttcggtttttggcaatcaaatgtgggagggacctaaagacaaccgtgtggcgaatgcttcagagtatcttctctaatcacctttccatcaatacaacctggactggtgtaggggataaagcatgttttagagacatgttcctgaagaccattgttcaaa gagccatccggaagaacccggcaacccaggatgccactgatgaggcgatccaggttaacgttacgcgttacctgaaaggagcatctgaccgtgaaggtggaaaaaggcggcgcacagctgagagggaccctcagccgaccccttaa
- the LOC127632901 gene encoding vacuolar fusion protein MON1 homolog B-like — MVTEGNHCVNKDHRMPSDPEGILESESADHTSEENIQQQEHLTDIQKLHIVDYDRSLGAGGSETDSGKASDDSALVDNGHDDSGVFVVTVLARGKVEEQGIGMKGASSPCSETGTPLGPPSHRNEDVTADSWRQHRKHVFVLSEAGKPIYSRYGSEEALSSTMGVMMALVSFVQSGDNIIRSVYLDEHTVVFMQKGPLVLVAVSCSRQSEQQLRHELLYVYNQIVSMLTQASITRIFEHKKNYDLRRLLGGSEKILDGLLNLLDSDPSFLLCAVHCLPLASSLRDSLSQILQKAITPNLVFSILIAKNQLLTIVQEKMVIEDTRLDPADLHLLLNLIGASSAFHAGEIWTPICLPSFNPDCYFYAYISYLDPPECTVCLVLLSTDKEAFYSVAECKRKIEEAMQAQNALNSIAKTHSYSVSQVGVSDLRHFMYKPFDVPDNHRQLTQFTSPEMEAPYSSEEERMRLLDLYRDLHGRIHSTSRPLKLIYHVAERETLLAWVTSKFELYTCFSPLVTKTCAIKAITKLLRWIKKEEERLFIRYPPKYSTTPNPNKSSKGDAHS, encoded by the exons ATGGTCACAGAGGGTAACCATTGTGTGAACAAAGATCACAGGATGCCTTCAGACCCAGAGGGGATCTTGGAGTCAGAGTCAGCAGACCATACATCAGAGGAGAACATTCAACAACAAGAACATTTAACAGATATTCAGAAGCTACATATTGTTGATTATGACAGGTCTTTGGGTGCTGGCGGTTCGGAGACTGATTCTGGCAAAGCTTCCGATGACTCTGCCCTAGTAGACAATGGTCATGACGACTCGGGCGTGTTTGTTGTAACTGTGTTAGCCCGGGGTAAAGTGGAGGAGCAGGGAATAGGGATGAAAGGGGCCTCGTCCCCTTGTTCCGAGACCGGCACACCTCTTGGACCTCCTTCGCACAGGAACGAGGATGTGACAGCGGATAGTTGGAGACAGCACAGGAAGCATGTGTTTGTGCTGAGTGAGGCTGGGAAGCCCATCTACTCTCGATATGGTAGTGAGGAGGCCCTGTCTTCCACCATGGGAGTGATGATGGCTCTTGTTTCCTTCGTTCAGAGTGGAGATAATATCATTCGCTCAGTTTATTTGG ATGAACATACGGTTGTGTTCATGCAGAAGGGTCCTCTGGTGCTGGTGGCCGTCTCCTGCAGCCGCCAGTCAGAGCAGCAGCTCCGTCATGAGCTGCTCTACGTCTATAACCAGATCGTCAGCATGCTTACGCAGGCCAGCATCACCCGCATCTTTGAGCACAAGAAGAACTACGACCTGCGCCGTCTACTGGGCGGCTCGGAGAAGATTCTCGACGGTCTCCTGAACCTCTTGGACTCGGACCCCAGCTTCTTACTCTGCGCTGTGCACTGTCTCCCCCTGGCTTCGTCTCTCAGGGACTCCCTCAGCCAGATCCTCCAAAAGGCCATCACTCCCAACCTGGTCTTCTCCATCCTCATAGCCAAGAACCAGCTCCTCACCATAGTCCAAGAGAAGATGGTCATTGAAGATACCAGACTGGACCCTGCTGACCTCCACCTTCTGCTTAACCTCATCGGGGCCTCGTCCGCCTTCCATGCAGGGGAGATCTGGACACCCATCTGTCTGCCCAGTTTTAACCCTGACTGTTACTTTTATGCATACATTTCCTATCTGGACCCTCCAGAATGTACTGTGTGTCTGGTTCTTCTCTCCACTGATAAAGAGGCGTTTTATTCCGTGGCTGAGTGTAAGAGGAAGATCGAGGAGGCGATGCAAGCGCAGAATGCCCTGAACTCTATAGCAAAAACTCACTCGTACAGTGTTAGTCAGGTGGGAGTGTCTGATCTCAGGCATTTCATGTACAAGCCCTTTGATGTGCCAGACAACCATCGACAACTAACACAGTTCACCAG CCCTGAAATGGAAGCCCCTTACAGCAGTGAGGAGGAGAGAATGAGACTTCTAGACCTGTACAGAGACCTGCATGGCCGTATCCACAGTACCTCACGCCCCCTAAAGCTCATCTATCACGTGGCTGAACGTGAGACTCTGCTGGCTTGG GTCACAAGCAAATTTGAATTGTACACCTGCTTCAGTCCTCTTGTCACAAAAACCTGCGCCATTAAGGCCATCACCAAACTGCTGCGCTGGATTAAGAAAGAGGAGGAGCGTCTATTTATTCGATACCCTCCGAAGTACTCCACCACCCCCAACCCCAACAAAAGCTCTAAAGGAG ATGCACACTCATAG